Proteins from one Salmo salar chromosome ssa29, Ssal_v3.1, whole genome shotgun sequence genomic window:
- the LOC106590173 gene encoding F-box/LRR-repeat protein 14 isoform X3, with translation MATRATVNLMTAPSMQYSSSLSCLTPELAELLLSHMSRERLLRPRTLELFFGCPMQKFVLNCYPYSTNELLRQLRAFTALKHLSLVNSPLITDAGLSVLCSLLKLQHLNLASCSKLTDSCLQHITGLKSLSFLSLDQTKVSDVGMVLYLQSAPSTLTQLSLNQTSITEATLAALPACVPQLRLLSIKHTKVSDVSALAELPSLQTLYLDGTAVREGSLEHLATHSALSALSVAGISVADGNNVLQIISGLRLTQLTLPGRHSVTDAGLAFLSRLSLLSELDLTDYTYVTDQGVTQLATMTRLKRLSLSNTQVTDAGLPSLRCLQELLELCLDRTAVTSRGVAALVTGLPHLQVLSLASTQVGDTVVRRGLVHCVQLFKLNLSRTRITDHGLKFLKCMCLTQVNLDGSGVTLSGIANLIASCPHITSIRASNPRAIPPDQVSDDNDGDNQ, from the exons ATGGCCACCCGTGCCACAGTCAACCTCATGACAG CTCCCAGCATGCAGTACAGTAGCAGTCTGTCGTGTCTGACCCCCGAACTGGCCGAGCTCCTGCTCAGTCACATGTCCCGCGAGAGGCTCCTTCGCCCGCGCACCCTGGAACTCTTTTTCGGCTGCCCGATGCAGAAGTTTGTCCTCAACTGCTACCCGTACTCCACCAACGAGCTGCTCCGGCAGCTACGGGCCTTCACTGCACTGAAGCACCTGAGCCTGGTCAACTCTCCTCTCATCACAG ACGCAGGCCTCTCTGTGCTGTGCAGCCTACTGAAACTGCAGCACCTGAACCTGGCCTCATGTAGCAAGCTAACAGACTCCTGTCTGCAGCACATCACAG GCTTGAAGAGCCTGTCTTTCCTGTCGCTAGACCAGACCAAAGTAAGCGATGTAGGGATGGTGCTGTACCTGCAGTCTGCTCCTTCGACACTCACCCAGCTTAGTCTGAACCAGACCTCTATCACGGAGGCCACCCTGGCAGCGCTGCCCGCCTGTGTGCCCCAGCTACGACTGCTCAGCATCAAACACACTAAG GTGAGTGACGTGTCGGCCCTGGCTGAACTTCCCAGCCTGCAGACCCTCTACCTGGACGGCACGGCGGTGAGGGAGGGCTCTCTGGAGCACCTGGCCACCCACTCCGCCCTCTCTGCCCTCAGCGTGGCCGGCATCTCCGTCGCTGATGGCAACAACGTTCTCCAGATCATCTCAG GGCTCAGGCTGACCCAGCTGACCCTGCCTGGACGCCACTCGGTGACGGACGCCGGCCTGGCCTTCCTCTCCAGACTGTCCCTGCTGTCCGAGCTGGACCTTACTGACTACACATACGTCACCGACCAGGGGGTCACCCAGCTGGCTACCATGACCAG gCTGAAGAGGCTGTCGCTCAGCAACACCCAGGTGACGGACGCGGGGCTTCCCTCCCTGCGCTGTCTGCAGGAGCTGCTGGAGCTGTGTCTGGACCGCACGGCCGTCACCAGCCGAGGAGTGGCCGCCCTCGTCACCGGACTGCCACACCTGCAG GTATTAAGCTTGGCCAGTACTCAGGTGGGCGACACGGTCGTGAGGAGAGGTCTGGTCCACTGTGTTCAGCTCTTCAAGCTCAACCTCAGCCGGACACGCATCACTGACCACG GACTGAAGTTCTTGAAGTGCATGTGTCTGACCCAGGTGAACCTGGACGGCTCGGGCGTGACCCTATCGGGCATCGCCAACCTGATCGCCTCCTGTCCCCACATCACCAGCATCCGGGCCAGCAACCCGCGAGCCATCCCCCCTGACCAGGTCTCCGACGACAACGACGGTGACAATCAGTAG